CATTGACCGGCGCGATTGGCAGGCGCGAAACCGTGAAGAGTAAAAAGGGCCTGGTCGTGCTTACCTCCCCTCCGTACCACGACGACATCGCGCTAAAGCTGGTCAAAAAGTGACGCGCTGCGTGGGGCGCTCCTCAGAACGGAGAGTGAAGTCGCCCGTCAATCACCCACCGTGACTGTCCACATCCCTCGTGGAGCGTTTGTCGTTCCGCTGCCGATGGTATCGGTGATCCTGAGCGTCTGCACATGGCCGTCGTGAAAAAGATAATTGAAGCGCTGGCCGTGAAGCCCGTAAGCAAACGATCCCCATGCGCGCCTCCCACCGCTCACAATCTGGTACGGGGTCTGGTCCCCGGAATTTGCGGGTCCGGTCGGGCCCATGCAGAATGAAGGCCAGTCGTTTCCGGCAATGTTGCCGCCCTCAGGTTGTTCCACGAGCAGGAGGGTCCCTGTCGGATCTTTCACGATGCTGCTTTTGTAACCGGGCGGATCCCACGGCGGCAGGGAGCCGTTGTTGTTCGCGATATAGACACCCACGCCGTGCGTCGGCGACGCCGGGATGGTGTTCGGTCCCACGATGTCGTCGCCGTTCATGGCATACGTTCTCCGCTGGGCGAACTTCGCCCATACGATGGTAATCTCGATTTTATCAGCGGGACATTTCA
This genomic window from Candidatus Angelobacter sp. contains:
- a CDS encoding prepilin-type N-terminal cleavage/methylation domain-containing protein, which codes for MNANRQASGRTFLRRAFTLIELLVVIAIIAILAALLLPALSSAKARAQRLKCTSQMKQLGLGFDLFVLDHNDQYPPTAFRTGDYQYQLSWDDYIHRNIGGTDSDADLLVGASGALADPLVVPKILKCPADKIEITIVWAKFAQRRTYAMNGDDIVGPNTIPASPTHGVGVYIANNNGSLPPWDPPGYKSSIVKDPTGTLLLVEQPEGGNIAGNDWPSFCMGPTGPANSGDQTPYQIVSGGRRAWGSFAYGLHGQRFNYLFHDGHVQTLRITDTIGSGTTNAPRGMWTVTVGD